Proteins from a single region of Cryptococcus neoformans var. grubii H99 chromosome 5, complete sequence:
- a CDS encoding dihydrolipoyl dehydrogenase: protein MFARQPLSQNLLRPLSRPSSSFCRTSTIPKLAFLQSARGFASASEPYDVVIIGGGPGGYVAAIKAAQLGFKTACIEKRGALGGTCLNVGCIPSKAMLNNSHIFHQTQHDLKNRGIDVSDIQLNLPKMLAAKEASVKALTGGIETYLFKKNGIDYIKGEASFETANKLSVKLLEGGETQVEAKNVIIATGSEVTPFPGLEIDEERIVSSTGALELKEVPKKMVVIGGGVIGLELGSVWSRLGAEVTVVEYLGAIGAGMDGEVGKQFQKILTKQGFKFKLNTKVVSGHREGDIVKLKVDSAKGGREETIEADVVLVAIGRRPVTTGLNLEAIGVETDKRGRIIIDDEFNTSAKGVKCIGDVTFGPMLAHKAEEEGIAAVEILKTGHGHVNYDAIPSVVYTHPEVAWVGKNEEELKAAGVQYKIGKFPFAANSRAKTNQDSEGFVKFIVEKETDQVLGCHIIGPNAGEMIASATLALEYKASAEDIARTCHAHPTLSEAFKEAALASYDKTINF from the exons TCACAAAACCTCCTTCGTCCCCTTTCTCgcccttcatcctccttctgtcGTACTTCCACCATCCCCAAGCTTGCTTTCCTCCAATCCGCTCGTGGTTTCGCTTCTGCTTCTGAGCCGTACGACGTAGTCATCATCGGTGGTGGACCTGGTGGGTATGTTGCTGCTATCAAGGCTGCTCAGCTTGGCTTCAAG ACTGCCTGTATTGAGAAGCGAGGTGCTCTTGGTGGCACTTGTTTGAACGTCGGCTGTATCCCTTCCAAAGCAAT GCTTAACAACTCTCACATCTTCCATCAGACGCAACATGACCTCAAGAACCGTGGTATTGATGTTTCTGATATTCAGCTCAACCTTCCCAAAATGCTCGCCGCCAAGGAGGCATCCGTCAAAGCTCTCACTGGCGGCATCGAAACCTACCTATTCAAGAAGAACGGCATCGATTACATCAAGGGCGAGGCCTCTTTTGAAACTGCCAACAAGTTGAGCGTCAAGCTTTTGGAAGGCGGCGAAACTCAAGTTGAGGCAAAGAACGTTATCATTGCTACTGGCTCTGAAGTGACACCGTTCCCTGGTTTGGAAAttgatgaggagaggatTGTCAGCTCCACTGGTGCCTTGGAGTTGAAGGAGGTGCCCAAGAAG ATGGTCGTCATTGGCGGTGGTGTCATTGGTCTTGAACTCGGCTCCGTTTGGTCTAGGTTGGGTGCCGAAGTCACCGTTGTCGAGTATCTGGGGGCCATTGGCGCCGGCATGGACGGCGAGGTTGG CAAGCAATTCCAGAAGATCCTAACTAAACAGGGCTTCAAATTCAAGCTCAACACCAAGGTTGTTTCCGGCCATAGGGAGGGTGAcatcgtcaagctcaaggtcgATTCTGCCAAGGGCGGCAGGGAGGAAACCATTGAGGCCGATGTTGTCCTCGTCGCCATCGGTCGACGACCCGTTACCACAGGTCTCAATCTCGAAGCGATAGGCGTTGAAACTGACAAGAGGGGAAGGATTATCATTGATGACGAGTTTAATACCAGCGCCAAGGGTGTCAAGTGCATCGGCGACGTTACTTTTGGTCCCATGCTTGCCCACAAggctgaggaggaag GTATCGCTGCCGTCGAAATTCTCAAGACCGGTCATGGCCATGTCAATTATGATGCCATTCCATCTGTTGTTTACACACATCCCGAGGTCGCATGGGTTGGTaaaaatgaggaagaacTTAAGGCTGCTGGTGTTCAATACAAAATCGGCAAATTCCCCTTCGCTGCCAATTCTAGGGCCAAGACGAACCAGGATTCTGA GGGCTTTGTGAAATTT ATTGTTGAGAAAGAGACTGATCAAGTCCTCGGATGCCACATCATCGGTCCCAATGCGGGCGAAATGATTGCTTCTGCCACCCTTGCCCTCGAGTATAAGGCGTCTGCCGAGGATATCGCGCGGACATGCCATGCTCACCCCACATTGTCAGAGG CCTTCAAGGAGGCGGCTTTAGCTTCCTACGACAAGACCATCAATTTTTAA